The Bemisia tabaci chromosome 5, PGI_BMITA_v3 genome includes a window with the following:
- the LOC140223795 gene encoding uncharacterized protein isoform X2, with the protein MTRRRSSRSVKNKKFWLRLKGSAHEDCDELDDPNFTLPPLSPEESLQQCSPQVFNFSSPLLDPSVNVQPEPLLSGSSGNGYQSGLEVAWQV; encoded by the exons ATGACACGCCGTCGAAGCAGCAGATCTgtgaaaaacaagaaattttggCTGCGGCTGAAAG ggtCAGCTCATGAAGATTGTGATGAACTAGATGATCCCAATTTTACGTTACCTCCCTTGTCACCAGAAGAAAGCCTTCAGCAAT GCTCACCTCaagttttcaacttttcaagCCCTTTGCTCGATCCCTCGGTAAATGTTCAGCCTGAACCTCTCCTGAGCGGCTCATCAGGCAATG GATATCAGTCGGGGTTGGAGGTGGCGTGGCAGGTATAG
- the LOC140223795 gene encoding uncharacterized protein isoform X1: protein MVTYFFWNSPSLEFATWLHNYYYNEDCDVGTGEEGAKQKEKAKKKKKGTFNVEEFQLLPFLNTDKNIDMELDKKENKLAKQSVVSQVSRDDTPSKQQICEKQEILAAAERLFLSKYMSAETSQVIARKNCWLVVIYENKT, encoded by the exons ATGGTGACTTATTTTTTCTGGAACTCACCATCTCTTGAATTCGCAACCTGGCTGCACAATTATTACTACAATGAGGATTGTGATGTTGGAACTGGCGAAGAAGGTGctaagcaaaaagaaaaagctaagaagaagaaaaagggaacaTTTAATGTTGAAGAATTTCAACTCCTTCCTTTTCTCAATACTG ataaaaatattgatatggAACTAGACAAGAAAGAGAATAAACTAGCAAAGCAATCAG tAGTGAGTCAAGTGAGTCGTGATGACACGCCGTCGAAGCAGCAGATCTgtgaaaaacaagaaattttggCTGCGGCTGAAAG attatttttaagTAAGTATATGAGTGCAGAAACTTCACAGGTAATAGCAAGGAAAAACTGTTGGTTGGTTGTCATTTACGAAAACAAAACTTGA